One window from the genome of Chroococcidiopsis sp. TS-821 encodes:
- a CDS encoding response regulator, translating into MANRQQHPQIARIPVIILTVNNDDKLRPIAFELGVTAYMNKPYSAEEMLTKIASLLEE; encoded by the coding sequence ATGGCAAATCGTCAACAACATCCACAAATTGCTCGAATTCCTGTTATTATTCTCACGGTCAATAATGACGATAAGCTGCGTCCAATCGCTTTCGAACTAGGAGTTACAGCTTATATGAATAAGCCTTATTCGGCTGAAGAAATGTTGACAAAAATAGCAAGTTTACTGGAAGAATAA
- a CDS encoding chemotaxis protein CheW, whose product MNGDRPVQMITQHQYPQAAMLYPLDSVEQILIPHADQIQQRHGLTLLKLGAEKKPVLLCQMQQILQYHSPITASLSPQPRQIDMSPVVVLSYQDKLLGLQVKQVIGKQELVIRPLESTIVPPSYIYGSSVLADGKSSTTSTNCSNSCYYSHGQ is encoded by the coding sequence GTGAACGGCGATCGCCCTGTGCAGATGATAACGCAACATCAATACCCGCAAGCAGCTATGCTTTATCCTTTAGATTCTGTTGAACAAATCTTAATTCCGCACGCCGATCAAATACAGCAACGTCACGGATTAACGCTTTTAAAGCTGGGTGCTGAGAAAAAGCCAGTTTTGCTGTGTCAGATGCAACAAATTCTTCAGTACCATTCACCTATTACCGCATCCTTAAGTCCACAGCCACGACAAATAGATATGTCACCTGTCGTTGTTTTATCTTACCAAGATAAGCTTTTGGGTTTACAGGTAAAGCAAGTGATTGGAAAGCAAGAGTTAGTCATTCGACCCTTAGAGTCAACGATCGTACCGCCTAGCTACATTTATGGTAGTAGCGTCTTAGCCGATGGCAAATCGTCAACAACATCCACAAATTGCTCGAATTCCTGTTATTATTCTCACGGTCAATAA
- a CDS encoding acyl-CoA dehydrogenase family protein, translating into MTTKSWGSQAFWGLDYNFDPQWVLTPAQQELQAKIIDLCATTLRPNAVESDENCVYPRQNFEALASLGLLGLLVPQKWGGLGENHTCAAMVVEAIARYGCPSTAMCYTMHLGATAAALFRAERNPELQRVLQRLDRDVFIGTLSYSDPETGSHFWYPVSSKAEKVAAGWQITKNASWTTSAGFADWYIVQTTSPEFNGNYSDLSCFLVYANEVKANPAQWDALGLRGNQSGTLLVDNVTIPAARMVGFPGDGAASNDETVDPFFLLCSSACWNGIALGAIDIAKRHTTQKKHVDVGMRVADYPTIQDYVGEAIMETNASRNFVFSIAKLMDDITNQCDWSIHQDPTAMPRSAYLHWYWQIKFIAAKNVAHVCDKMLHACGGTGFKKELGIERYLRDGKAGWVMGPTNEVLRQFVGKLALLGIDSLDYWNQRANERVLHNEINKLNLEDKKQLAATLLAQVAAEEAKNSPKVLQETTITSS; encoded by the coding sequence ATGACAACAAAATCTTGGGGTTCGCAAGCATTTTGGGGATTGGATTATAACTTCGATCCGCAGTGGGTATTAACGCCAGCGCAACAAGAACTACAAGCAAAAATTATCGACTTGTGTGCAACAACACTACGCCCAAATGCGGTAGAATCCGATGAAAATTGCGTTTATCCGCGCCAGAACTTTGAAGCTTTAGCCTCCTTAGGATTACTCGGTTTATTAGTTCCCCAAAAGTGGGGTGGTTTGGGTGAAAATCATACTTGTGCGGCGATGGTGGTAGAAGCGATCGCTCGTTATGGTTGTCCGAGTACGGCGATGTGCTACACAATGCACTTAGGCGCAACAGCCGCAGCGTTATTTCGGGCGGAACGCAATCCTGAATTACAACGAGTCTTGCAGCGTCTAGATCGGGACGTATTCATTGGTACCTTATCCTACTCCGATCCCGAAACGGGTTCGCACTTTTGGTATCCTGTTTCTTCAAAAGCCGAGAAAGTAGCAGCAGGTTGGCAAATCACAAAAAATGCTTCCTGGACAACCTCAGCCGGATTTGCCGATTGGTATATTGTGCAAACCACTAGCCCCGAATTCAACGGTAATTACTCTGACTTATCGTGTTTTCTCGTTTACGCAAACGAAGTTAAAGCCAACCCTGCCCAATGGGATGCTTTAGGTTTACGCGGCAATCAATCTGGTACGCTACTTGTCGATAACGTTACCATACCTGCTGCAAGAATGGTAGGTTTCCCAGGCGACGGTGCGGCTTCCAACGACGAAACTGTCGATCCGTTCTTTTTGTTGTGTTCCTCCGCCTGTTGGAATGGAATTGCCCTCGGTGCGATCGATATTGCCAAACGCCACACAACACAGAAAAAACACGTAGATGTAGGAATGCGCGTTGCAGATTATCCGACAATTCAAGATTACGTTGGCGAAGCGATTATGGAAACAAATGCTTCCCGCAACTTCGTATTTTCTATCGCCAAGCTGATGGATGATATTACAAATCAATGCGATTGGTCAATTCATCAAGATCCTACCGCAATGCCGCGTTCTGCCTACTTGCATTGGTACTGGCAAATTAAATTTATTGCTGCTAAAAACGTCGCTCATGTTTGTGACAAAATGCTGCATGCTTGCGGTGGTACAGGTTTCAAAAAAGAACTAGGAATTGAGCGCTATTTGCGCGATGGTAAAGCCGGATGGGTGATGGGACCAACGAACGAAGTTCTCAGGCAATTTGTTGGTAAATTAGCATTATTAGGAATCGACTCGCTCGACTATTGGAATCAACGCGCTAACGAGCGTGTATTACACAACGAAATTAATAAATTAAACCTTGAAGATAAAAAACAACTTGCTGCAACCTTACTTGCCCAAGTAGCCGCAGAAGAAGCCAAAAATTCTCCTAAAGTTCTTCAAGAAACTACTATTACATCTAGTTAA
- a CDS encoding ammonium transporter, protein MNAEAQEFLGTFISESYYFYASVFMLLIHAGFLAYEGGASRTKNVLATMVKNLLTLSSVGLAFFFFGWWVYNAFPLFPVSGGILGPWTNPATNETVKAAMAVVETSYPWSPALAPNTADHLTGVFFFAFALFAMTTASILSGALIERVKIGAYIIMSIVLGSFTWVVAAAWGWNPFGWFYTAFGYHDFGCSAVVHGVSGFFTLGVLLNLGPRIGKYDERGNPRPILPHNLPLTMVGLMLIFVGFYAFLAACLIFLPGYTRETTIYGTPMTLASIGVNTTLALAAGIIGAYISSKADPFFTISGGLAGIISVGAGMDLYHPTVVIVLAFFGAFLMPKVALFIEKLGIDDAVGAFGVHGFCGLLGSLAVGVLATGYPQGEGVPVTGFIGQLIPTLICVIVLGFIPGYATSWLLKKLRLLRVPRDEEIAGLDIADLGVEGYPEYSMNWATATVTAQNRAEAVTGRLEPHPGMQE, encoded by the coding sequence ATGAATGCTGAAGCACAAGAATTTTTAGGAACCTTTATTTCAGAGAGCTACTACTTCTATGCCTCTGTATTCATGTTACTCATTCATGCGGGTTTTCTTGCCTACGAAGGCGGTGCATCGCGCACAAAAAACGTTCTCGCTACGATGGTAAAAAACTTACTAACCCTTTCTAGTGTAGGGCTGGCATTTTTCTTTTTTGGTTGGTGGGTTTATAACGCTTTTCCTCTATTTCCTGTGAGTGGCGGAATCCTTGGTCCCTGGACAAATCCCGCCACAAATGAAACTGTAAAAGCAGCAATGGCAGTTGTAGAAACATCTTATCCTTGGTCGCCTGCCTTAGCACCCAACACAGCCGATCATCTAACCGGAGTTTTCTTTTTTGCCTTTGCCTTATTTGCAATGACTACAGCTTCAATTCTTTCAGGAGCTTTAATCGAACGAGTTAAAATTGGCGCATATATTATTATGTCAATTGTTCTCGGCTCGTTTACCTGGGTAGTTGCTGCGGCGTGGGGATGGAATCCATTCGGTTGGTTTTATACCGCGTTTGGCTACCACGATTTTGGCTGTTCAGCAGTCGTTCACGGTGTTTCTGGATTCTTTACTTTAGGCGTCTTACTTAATCTTGGTCCTCGCATCGGTAAATACGACGAAAGAGGAAACCCGCGACCAATTTTACCGCATAATCTACCCTTAACAATGGTAGGTTTGATGCTGATTTTTGTAGGCTTTTATGCCTTCTTAGCAGCGTGTTTAATTTTCCTACCAGGTTATACCAGAGAAACAACAATCTACGGAACTCCAATGACTTTAGCTTCGATTGGAGTAAATACAACACTAGCACTAGCTGCGGGAATTATTGGTGCTTATATTTCTTCTAAAGCCGATCCTTTTTTCACAATTTCAGGAGGACTTGCAGGTATTATTTCCGTTGGTGCTGGTATGGATTTATATCATCCCACAGTTGTCATTGTTTTAGCCTTCTTCGGGGCATTTTTGATGCCAAAAGTGGCTTTATTTATTGAAAAACTTGGGATTGACGATGCAGTGGGTGCTTTTGGCGTACATGGCTTTTGTGGGTTACTCGGAAGTTTAGCAGTAGGAGTTTTAGCAACTGGATACCCTCAAGGTGAAGGCGTACCCGTCACAGGTTTTATTGGGCAATTAATTCCTACCTTAATTTGTGTCATCGTTTTAGGGTTTATTCCAGGTTACGCTACAAGCTGGCTCCTTAAGAAACTGCGTCTTTTGCGCGTACCTCGCGACGAAGAAATTGCTGGACTAGACATTGCTGACTTGGGCGTAGAAGGCTATCCCGAATATAGTATGAATTGGGCAACAGCAACAGTCACCGCCCAAAATCGCGCTGAAGCGGTAACAGGAAGATTAGAACCACACCCAGGAATGCAAGAATAA
- a CDS encoding MOSC domain-containing protein encodes MQAASVVGSVVALWRYPVKSMMGEKLDTAEIGKQGIVGDRAYALIESATGKVVSAKNPRKWAKLFDFHAAYADSPTTNTIPPVDITLPDNTKLSSEQENINELLSSVLGREVTLASTAPPEPILEEYWLDMDGLPHRETVTDEKIPAGTFFDLATLHLLTTATIERLQQLNSSGRFEMRRFRPNIAIASTATNNFVENDWINRIVAIGEEVQIKITNFCPRCVMTTLPQGDLPNDSSILKTAVQHNNGNVGVYASVVQGGTIRCGDSIQLLD; translated from the coding sequence ATGCAAGCAGCGTCGGTAGTCGGTTCAGTTGTCGCTTTGTGGCGCTACCCTGTTAAATCAATGATGGGGGAGAAGTTAGACACAGCTGAAATTGGTAAACAAGGAATAGTAGGCGATCGCGCTTATGCGTTAATCGAATCAGCCACAGGGAAAGTCGTCAGCGCGAAAAACCCCCGTAAATGGGCTAAACTATTCGACTTCCACGCTGCTTATGCAGATTCACCAACAACAAATACAATTCCTCCCGTTGACATTACCCTCCCAGACAACACAAAACTATCCAGCGAACAAGAAAACATCAACGAGTTACTTTCTAGTGTTTTAGGGCGTGAAGTCACACTCGCATCAACCGCGCCACCCGAACCGATCCTAGAAGAATACTGGTTAGACATGGATGGGCTTCCTCACCGAGAAACTGTTACAGATGAGAAAATACCTGCGGGGACTTTTTTTGACTTAGCGACATTACATTTACTGACAACAGCAACAATTGAACGCTTGCAACAACTAAATTCATCAGGACGATTTGAGATGCGCAGATTTCGTCCTAATATTGCAATTGCTTCGACTGCAACTAACAATTTTGTCGAAAACGACTGGATCAATCGCATCGTTGCCATTGGTGAAGAAGTTCAAATCAAGATTACAAACTTTTGTCCCCGTTGTGTCATGACAACATTACCGCAAGGCGATTTACCAAACGATTCGAGTATTCTTAAAACAGCAGTGCAGCATAATAATGGTAATGTAGGCGTTTATGCCAGCGTCGTGCAAGGAGGGACAATTCGTTGTGGTGATTCGATCCAACTTTTAGATTGA
- a CDS encoding DUF1989 domain-containing protein, with protein MTVAAKSTHASYLDIPAPLGEVVTEYRIAPGSAIAYSVKAGQYIQIIDVEGSQCSDFLAFAGENYTEELDSTVTRTLNGLTIPQAGLHSKYFSQAMQPMFEVIQDTCNRHDSFLLACTAQYYEDAGYPGHPSCSDNFNKALQPYGIAPRLGWAAVNFFFNTTVNNEGAIASGESWSRPGDYVLLKAHRDLLCASSACPDDIDPANGWNPTAIHVRIYDAACLFPKAIGKRVSIDAPVRLTQWSAFGDRIQALTDHIVEYNGFWVANSYARGVHNEYWALRERAVLIDLSALRKFEIFGTDAFHLLQIAFSRDIAKLSVGQSAYGCLLNPHGGIIDDGIVFRLTETTYRYVGNCDTDADWLRKVAQQYNFQVTVENASARLHNLAIQGPLSRDILRTFISDIDKLGYFHFAITTIADIPVLISRTGYTGELGYELFIHPQDGNALWDALITAGEPLGLIPMGMLALDRARIEAGLLSPGCEFDDLTSPYQAGIGWAVATNKPDFIGKTALEKIKEHPPKVTVGLTLASNEVAAAGMCVYPVGDRWRVGVITSATFSPILNQSIALAQIVPEYAAIGTELEVGLVDGKIRRVKATVGRIAAYDPDKIRVRA; from the coding sequence GTGACTGTCGCGGCTAAATCAACTCATGCATCTTATCTTGACATACCTGCACCACTGGGCGAAGTCGTCACAGAATATCGCATTGCGCCTGGAAGTGCGATCGCCTACTCGGTGAAAGCCGGACAATACATTCAAATTATCGACGTTGAAGGTTCGCAGTGTTCAGATTTTCTAGCCTTTGCGGGAGAAAACTACACTGAAGAACTCGATAGTACCGTCACGCGCACATTAAACGGTTTAACAATTCCGCAAGCTGGTTTGCATAGCAAGTACTTTTCGCAAGCAATGCAACCGATGTTTGAAGTGATTCAAGATACTTGCAATCGTCACGATAGTTTTCTATTAGCTTGTACCGCACAATACTACGAAGATGCAGGATATCCAGGACATCCTAGCTGTAGTGACAATTTTAATAAAGCATTGCAACCTTATGGTATTGCACCGCGACTCGGTTGGGCGGCGGTAAACTTCTTTTTTAATACAACCGTTAATAATGAAGGGGCGATCGCATCAGGGGAATCTTGGTCGCGTCCTGGTGATTATGTATTATTAAAAGCCCATCGTGACTTATTATGTGCAAGTTCCGCGTGTCCTGACGATATCGATCCAGCGAATGGTTGGAATCCGACAGCAATTCACGTACGCATCTATGACGCTGCGTGTCTTTTCCCTAAAGCAATTGGCAAAAGAGTGAGTATCGATGCACCTGTACGTTTGACTCAATGGAGTGCCTTTGGCGATCGCATTCAAGCGTTAACCGATCATATCGTTGAATATAATGGCTTTTGGGTAGCAAATAGCTACGCTCGCGGCGTGCATAACGAATACTGGGCGCTAAGAGAACGTGCTGTTCTCATCGATTTATCGGCACTACGCAAGTTTGAAATATTTGGTACTGACGCTTTTCATTTATTACAAATTGCCTTCTCGCGCGATATTGCGAAACTCAGTGTTGGGCAATCTGCGTACGGTTGTTTGTTAAACCCTCACGGTGGCATAATCGATGATGGCATTGTCTTTCGTCTTACCGAGACTACCTATCGCTACGTTGGTAACTGCGATACTGATGCAGATTGGTTGCGTAAAGTTGCTCAACAATACAACTTTCAAGTTACGGTGGAAAATGCCAGCGCTCGCCTCCACAATTTAGCGATTCAAGGTCCTTTATCGCGCGATATTCTCCGCACGTTTATTTCAGATATCGACAAACTAGGTTACTTTCACTTTGCAATTACAACAATTGCAGATATCCCCGTCTTAATTTCCCGCACGGGTTACACTGGAGAATTGGGCTACGAATTATTCATACACCCCCAGGATGGTAATGCTTTATGGGATGCTTTAATCACAGCCGGAGAACCGCTAGGACTGATTCCTATGGGAATGCTAGCACTCGATCGCGCCCGCATTGAAGCAGGCTTATTAAGCCCTGGTTGTGAATTTGACGATTTAACTTCACCTTACCAAGCAGGAATTGGTTGGGCTGTGGCGACGAACAAGCCTGACTTTATTGGTAAAACAGCTTTAGAGAAGATTAAGGAACATCCACCCAAAGTTACAGTAGGGTTAACACTTGCAAGTAACGAAGTTGCAGCCGCAGGAATGTGCGTTTATCCAGTAGGCGATCGCTGGCGCGTGGGAGTTATCACCAGTGCAACTTTTTCCCCTATTTTGAATCAAAGCATTGCCTTAGCGCAGATTGTTCCAGAATATGCAGCGATTGGTACTGAACTCGAAGTCGGCTTAGTCGATGGTAAAATCCGGCGTGTCAAAGCAACCGTAGGGCGTATAGCGGCTTACGATCCAGATAAAATCCGAGTGCGGGCGTGA
- the cas2 gene encoding CRISPR-associated endonuclease Cas2 has translation MAELKNWYLVCYDIRCPKRWRKAYKLLEGYGERVQYSIFRCWLSQRMREKLRWELERVLTKEDDLILIRLSQQCVKDLPKYNRPNTWLLDEKGFRVI, from the coding sequence ATGGCAGAACTAAAGAATTGGTATTTGGTTTGTTACGATATTCGCTGTCCCAAGCGATGGCGTAAAGCTTACAAGCTACTGGAGGGTTACGGAGAGCGCGTTCAATACTCGATTTTTCGTTGTTGGTTAAGTCAGCGGATGCGGGAAAAGCTGCGATGGGAATTAGAAAGAGTTCTAACGAAAGAAGATGATTTAATCTTGATTCGTCTTTCTCAGCAGTGTGTGAAGGATTTGCCAAAGTACAATCGTCCTAATACTTGGTTGTTAGACGAAAAAGGTTTTCGGGTAATTTAA
- the cas5 gene encoding type I-MYXAN CRISPR-associated protein Cas5/Cmx5/DevS produces the protein MSDILYLECPCSSFPRSFARDYKETYLYPPPSTIYGFLLSLVGEEDLTAHLGVKLAIGIVGIPSISRILRKQRHHKFSKTHMGTYPPSQFSKPNFQELLTDIKVVIKIDSTQESATVKLDERVAIALATPEQITRFGGLSLGESWALINGIRNYRPEDGEIQWLVKDNRGLIGLPVWIDRQTTQGTFQRYSLIINQFDENCWTEIQAPIKTKATKSRS, from the coding sequence ATGAGTGATATTCTGTATCTAGAATGCCCTTGTAGTAGCTTTCCTCGCAGTTTCGCTCGCGATTACAAGGAAACGTATCTTTATCCTCCACCTTCGACTATTTACGGTTTTCTCCTATCATTAGTTGGCGAAGAAGATTTAACCGCCCATTTAGGAGTAAAGTTAGCGATTGGTATTGTGGGAATACCTTCTATTTCTCGCATCCTCCGAAAACAACGACATCACAAGTTTAGTAAAACGCACATGGGCACTTACCCGCCTAGTCAATTTTCTAAGCCCAATTTTCAAGAACTCCTCACTGATATCAAGGTTGTCATCAAAATTGATTCAACTCAAGAATCGGCTACTGTCAAACTTGATGAACGAGTTGCAATTGCTTTGGCAACCCCCGAACAGATTACTCGTTTTGGTGGGTTAAGTTTAGGGGAATCTTGGGCATTAATTAATGGCATTAGAAATTATCGTCCAGAAGACGGTGAAATTCAGTGGTTAGTCAAGGATAATCGGGGGTTAATTGGCTTACCAGTTTGGATTGATCGCCAAACCACGCAGGGAACATTTCAACGATATAGTCTCATTATTAATCAATTCGATGAGAATTGCTGGACTGAGATTCAAGCGCCTATAAAGACAAAAGCAACAAAGTCTCGGTCTTAA
- the cas7i gene encoding type I-B CRISPR-associated protein Cas7/Cst2/DevR, translating into MTQHIFVTVVTPTAVAANNRGEGDGSTLSTLQKITRGNDQYTTVSADAIRWAYREYLQSIKPTEVNRTFDPETDKYNIKDERYKAEDYIDDDIFGYMDAKKGADNKDATTKRRGVLEVSRAISLDPYWGDIVFGSKGGEKGKTSIHNTEVHCTAYQYTMALTPSALKDSDRAKLILDAIPMIKHVGGNHARFLYEFRPESIVIRVTQDPSPWIMNCFERVGESVGCPRLVRLVDVKDIAASELIVAGEIADTPYGKQLEKLGVSVFRGIKAAIAAAQGLLKVGV; encoded by the coding sequence ATGACACAACATATCTTTGTTACCGTAGTTACACCCACTGCTGTTGCTGCTAATAATCGCGGAGAGGGAGATGGTAGTACTCTTTCTACTTTGCAAAAAATTACGAGGGGTAACGATCAATATACAACAGTGAGTGCTGATGCTATTCGTTGGGCTTATCGAGAATATTTACAAAGTATTAAACCAACAGAAGTGAACCGAACTTTCGATCCAGAAACTGATAAATACAATATTAAAGATGAACGATATAAAGCTGAAGATTATATCGATGACGATATTTTCGGCTACATGGATGCAAAGAAAGGAGCAGATAATAAAGATGCCACAACTAAAAGACGGGGAGTATTAGAGGTCAGTCGAGCTATCAGCCTCGATCCTTATTGGGGGGATATTGTCTTTGGTTCTAAAGGCGGCGAAAAAGGCAAAACTTCCATTCATAATACAGAAGTTCATTGCACTGCCTATCAGTATACGATGGCTTTGACGCCTAGCGCTTTAAAAGATTCAGACCGCGCTAAATTAATTCTTGATGCTATTCCTATGATTAAACATGTTGGTGGAAATCATGCTCGGTTCTTGTATGAATTTCGCCCCGAATCAATTGTTATTCGAGTCACTCAAGATCCCAGTCCTTGGATTATGAATTGCTTTGAACGAGTTGGGGAATCAGTTGGATGTCCTCGTTTAGTTCGGTTAGTAGATGTTAAAGATATTGCTGCTAGCGAACTTATTGTTGCTGGAGAAATTGCTGATACTCCCTATGGTAAGCAATTAGAGAAATTAGGTGTGAGTGTGTTTCGCGGAATTAAAGCGGCGATCGCTGCGGCTCAAGGACTTTTGAAAGTAGGGGTATAA
- the cas8a1 gene encoding type I-MYXAN CRISPR-associated Cas8a1/Cmx1, translating into MTLTLSIFDPNTLLPHRAGIAGLALALSAINPDDVPFEWEVTEDAVKLSWKCSDKEAVLSLIQQTYRIQNGYLDVPALNLDLQGKYTFTEGVMSTFLQHGKQRKQSKAAINLTFSIDEGQPEISRSFRPVEDCYYTGDFQELFSSKGAFKSKIPVKGHHLPGLVECFAHGAYQESPQGFLSLLFLPLACSYYHLPGYRSAVVIPEVKNLQQWVGRRQKLAGRTYKNFHSSSSGESALRFLLQERLLQDNRQFRVDYCEVYQLGKQQWDGSQSYLKQAVYRVKVSDAILALYDSAFQFFKPQVRQNEKGETWLATSKVLPWLCDNLIANKPWYFGFHAFYKQNEIYERKGLVKMTQYLEPLEQIFFDAVQGAFRSYLREQRIQAQKQGREPDYPQVTDKVINRLQRPSTQQDFAKTIVDFLSRHRSKATRGVGAEIYQWLHKDNQWKQARDLALLAIASYTGKGKDGQTEIPEEVLEESNSQVDAEFELSVS; encoded by the coding sequence GTGACACTTACTCTATCTATTTTTGACCCCAATACTTTACTTCCCCATCGTGCTGGAATTGCTGGCTTAGCTTTAGCTTTATCTGCGATCAATCCTGATGATGTGCCTTTCGAGTGGGAAGTTACCGAAGATGCTGTCAAACTGTCATGGAAATGTAGCGATAAAGAAGCAGTCTTAAGTTTAATTCAGCAAACCTATCGCATTCAAAATGGCTATCTAGATGTGCCAGCATTAAATCTTGATTTACAAGGTAAGTACACATTTACTGAAGGAGTTATGTCAACTTTTCTTCAGCATGGAAAACAACGCAAACAATCGAAAGCAGCGATTAATTTAACTTTTTCAATTGATGAAGGTCAACCAGAAATCTCGCGCTCTTTTCGCCCTGTTGAAGACTGTTACTATACAGGAGATTTTCAAGAACTCTTTAGTAGTAAAGGTGCCTTTAAATCCAAAATTCCAGTCAAAGGTCATCATTTACCAGGCTTAGTAGAGTGTTTTGCTCATGGTGCCTATCAAGAATCTCCCCAAGGTTTTTTATCCTTGCTCTTTCTCCCACTAGCTTGTAGTTATTATCATTTACCAGGATACCGTTCAGCCGTTGTTATCCCAGAAGTTAAAAATCTTCAACAATGGGTTGGACGACGACAAAAATTAGCTGGGAGAACTTACAAAAACTTCCACTCTAGCAGTTCAGGAGAATCAGCTTTACGATTTTTACTCCAAGAAAGATTGCTTCAAGATAACCGACAATTTCGAGTTGATTATTGTGAAGTTTATCAATTAGGTAAACAGCAATGGGATGGAAGTCAAAGTTACCTTAAACAAGCTGTGTATCGAGTTAAAGTAAGCGATGCTATTTTAGCACTGTACGATTCAGCTTTTCAGTTTTTTAAACCACAAGTTCGTCAAAATGAAAAAGGAGAAACATGGTTAGCTACTTCAAAAGTGTTGCCTTGGCTTTGCGACAATTTAATTGCGAATAAGCCTTGGTATTTTGGTTTTCATGCTTTTTACAAACAAAACGAGATTTACGAACGTAAAGGATTAGTAAAAATGACTCAATATCTTGAACCATTAGAACAGATTTTTTTTGATGCTGTGCAAGGAGCATTTCGTAGTTATTTACGAGAACAACGCATACAAGCTCAAAAACAAGGTCGCGAACCCGATTATCCGCAGGTTACTGATAAAGTTATTAATCGCTTACAGCGTCCAAGCACTCAGCAAGATTTTGCCAAAACAATTGTTGATTTTTTAAGTCGTCATCGCAGCAAAGCTACTAGAGGTGTTGGTGCTGAAATTTATCAGTGGTTGCATAAAGATAACCAATGGAAACAAGCGCGAGATTTAGCTTTACTTGCTATTGCTAGTTATACAGGTAAGGGAAAAGATGGTCAAACAGAAATTCCTGAAGAAGTACTTGAAGAATCTAACTCTCAAGTTGATGCCGAATTTGAACTTTCAGTCTCTTGA